Proteins from a genomic interval of Denticeps clupeoides chromosome 20, fDenClu1.1, whole genome shotgun sequence:
- the cldn35 gene encoding claudin-9: protein MVNTGMQLISFTCAVTGWIMAIAVTALPQWKVTAFIGGNILTSEIVWQGIWMNCIYQTTGHMQCKTYDSMLALPPDIQAARALMCVAIFLGWLSCTVSCCGMKCTTCAGDDRHAKAGIALAGGILFILTGLCVLVPVSWTANTVVQDFYNPNVPMAHKRELGQAIYLGWAAAVILMISGAVLSSTCPHIERGVGYRRGYMGRSFANTRPSAPDPPKPITTSSLPMKEYV, encoded by the coding sequence ATGGTGAACACAGGCATGCAGCTCATCAGCTTCACCTGTGCGGTGACAGGGTGGATAATGGCCATCGCCGTGACGGCGCTGCCCCAGTGGAAGGTGACGGCCTTCATCGGGGGCAACATCCTGACCTCGGAGATCGTGTGGCAGGGCATATGGATGAATTGCATCTACCAGACCACGGGCCACATGCAGTGTAAGACCTACGACTCCATGCTGGCCCTGCCTCCCGACATCCAGGCGGCCCGGGCGCTCATGTGCGTCGCCATATTTCTGGGGTGGCTCTCGTGCACCGTCTCCTGCTGCGGCATGAAGTGCACCACCTGCGCCGGCGACGACCGCCACGCCAAGGCCGGCATTGCCCTCGCGGGCGGGATCCTTTTCATCCTCACAGGCCTGTGCGTGCTGGTGCCCGTGTCCTGGACGGCCAACACGGTGGTGCAGGATTTCTACAACCCGAACGTGCCCATGGCGCACAAGCGAGAGCTCGGCCAGGCCATCTACCTGGGCTGGGCGGCGGCCGTGATCCTCATGATCAGCGGGGCGGTCCTGAGCAGTACGTGCCCGCACATCGAGCGAGGCGTCGGGTACCGTCGCGGATACATGGGCCGCAGTTTTGCCAACACTCGGCCGTCTGCACCAGATCCCCCAAAACCAATAACTACCAGCAGTTTGCCCATGAAAGAGTATGTCTGA